The DNA segment CACTAGTTGCTCCGATAATACTCAAGAATTCCGTGATTTTCTCTGCTTCTTTTAAATAGGTAATAAAACCATTTTTGCGTTCCAGTGTACGCGCGTTAAGATCGAATTGATTCATTAGAGCGCAAATCGCCTCATTATGCTCTTCATAAACAGAAAAAATTTCTAAGTGATAGGAAGAAGTTTCCGGATTATTAACTGATCCACTCGCCAAAAAGGCTCCACGCAAATAAGCACGCTTGGCACTTCTCTTCTTAACAAATCCCCTATCAATGGACTTGGTAAACGTCATTGGTGGTTCGAGGATACGTAAATCTTCTAGAATCCCTCGTGTACCAGACTTCAATCGAACAATATAAACATTATTTTTTTTCAATTTCATTTTGCGACGTACAAGAAGTTCAATGGGTACTTCATATAAATCTTTCAGCAATTGATACATTCGTCTAGCTATGGCTGCATTCTCCGTTTGGACATCCATTATAACTAATTGATTCGAAAACGAGATTGCACCATTCATTCGAATAAAAGCTGCGAGTTCCACTTTTGCATCGCTATCACTTACGTCCATATGAGTTAATTCTTTTTTGGTTTCCGATGCAAATGACATGGCTTACTCACTCCTTTTCGTTATTTTTATTAGGTAACATCGCTAAAAGCGCATCCGCCACCTTTTCAGCAGCATGACGCACTAAGCCATCCTCTGTCGAAAGAAAATCTTGATAAATGGCTTCTACGCCAAGTTTTTCCATTTCTTTTGCGTTATGCTCTACTTGCGCAACATCTTCTGGAAATAGTAATTCCTTTGGCACTGTAGTTGTATTAATTAATGTTTTATCAATAAAAGATTTACCGACATGTTCATGGATAACTTTAATATGGTCAGCATCTGAGAAAAAGTCCGTTTCTCCAATTTGCGTTAAAATGTTCGTAATATATACTTTTGGAGCCTTACTTGCGGTAATTTCATCTGCTAATTCAGCTAAAAGTAAATTAGGTAAAATACTCGTATATAAACTTCCAGGACCAATAACAATCAAGTCTGCTTCTTTAACAGCTTCTACAGCCGTTGGATAAGGCTTCACATTTTCCGGCTCAATAAAAACACGATTAATATGTTTTCCTTGTAGTGGAATAAGGGACTCACCGTGAACGATAGAACCATCTTCCATTTCAGCATTCAAAATGAGGGGTTGGTCTGTCGCTGGGATAACTTTTCCACGGATTTTAAGTACTGTAGCAAGTACATTTATTGCATCTACATAACTATCATTTAGCTGCGATAAAGCAGTCAAAATCAAATTTCCAATGACATGCCCTGATAAATCGCCATCTACTGCAAAACGATATTGAAATAATTCAACTACACGCGGGTCAACATTAGATAAAGCAAGCATCACATTACGGATATCTCCAGGAGGAAGCACATCCATTTGCTCACGAATTTTACCAGAACTGCCTCCATCATCAGCTACAGTAACAATCGCAGTTAAATGGATATCTTTTTTCTTAAGTCCTTTTAAAACCACAGGGAGACCAGTTCCGCCGCCTATTACGACTACTTTTGGCTTCGTTTCTTTACTCATATTAACGACCCTTTCTACGTTTCATATCTCGGTGTGAAATCGTTGTCTCATATTTTTGTTGGATAGCTTTGCCAACATATTCCGTTAAAGCCACAGAACGATGCTGCCCTCCTGTACATCCAATAGCAATCACGAGCTGTGTTTTTCCTTCTCGTTTGTAAAAAGGCAGTGTAAACATCAATAAATCAATTAATTTATCTAAAAAGGCCCCCGTTTCTGGCCATTTCATTACATATTCATAAACATCCTTATCAAGACCTGTCAGCGGGCGCATTTTGTCGATATAATGCGGATTTGGTAAGAAACGAACATCAAATACTAAATCTGCATCAATTGGAATGCCATATTTGAAACCAAATGACATTAATTGCACATTGAAAACGTCTTTATCTTCCGTTTGGAACTCATTATTAATTCGCTCTCGTAACTCACGCGGCGCCATATTCGAAGTATTAATTACTAATTGTGAGCGCCCTTTTAAATCGCTTAGCAGTTCGCGCTCCGCATTAATTCCATCAAGCACAGAACCATTTGGCTCCAGTGGATGATGACGACGAGTTTCTTTATAACGCGAAACAAGCACCTTATCATCCGCCTCTAAAAAGAGAATTTTCGTTGTTATAAAATTGGTATTATCTAACTCATCAAGTGCTGGTTCAATAGAATCAAAAAATTCTCGTCCACGAAGGTCCATTACGAGCGCGATTTTGTCCATCTTGTCGCTTTCTTTCATCAACTCCCAGAATTTCGGAAGTAAACTTGGCGGTAAATTATCTACACAAAAATAACCGAGATCTTCTAAAGACTGCATTGCAACTGTTTTTCCTGCCCCAGACATCCCAGTAATGATTACTAATTTTAATTGTTTAGAAGCCATATATGCCTCATCCTTTCGCACAAATAATATCTACCTTTCATTTTAGCACACTTCTCACTAGAAAATCCCAGAAAAGTCTCTAAATAGAGTTTCCGGGATTTTTCTTTTTTATGCTTCGATATATTGCATTAAATCAGCTTTTATTTTTTCTAGTTTCTGCGTACTTTCTTCTTCATTTTCACCAAGGATACTAAAATAGAATTTGATTTTCGGCTCTGTGCCTGATGGACGTAAACAGAACCACGAACCATCTTCCAAATAACATTTAATAACATCAGCAGTTGGTAAATGAATTACCTCTGTTTTGCCCGTTTTAATCCAAGTAGTTTCACTTCTCAAATAATCTTCTGCGCGCTCGATGCGGAAACCTCCCATACTTGTTGGAAGCTGTTCGCGGAAGCCACTTGTAATTTCTTTAATGCGTTCTGAACCATCTTTTCCACTCAAAGTAAGTGAAACTAAATCTTCTTTATAATAACCAAATTCTGCATAAATTTTCTCTAAATCTTCAAGTAAAGTCCGACCTTCCGTTTTGCTAACAAGTGCCACTTCGGAAATTGCAAGAACTGCTTGAATAGCATCTTTGTCACGCGTGAACGGCTTAACCATGTAGCCATTACTTTCTTCATATCCAAACTCAAATGTATGCGTACCAGTCTCTTCAAAATGTTTGATTTGTTCTGCGATAAATTTGAAACCTGTTAACACTTCAATCATTTCCACACCAAAATGTTTCGCGATTTCTGTTCCAAGATTACTCGTTACAATTGATTTCAATACAGCTGCATTTGCTGGCAACTCATTCTGCGCTTTCTTTTGTTTTAACAAGTAATGTAAAATAATCGCACCAATTTGATTTCCTGATAAAATCTCGTATTCACCGTCTTTATTACGCACAGCGACACCTAAACGATCAGCATCTGGGTCTGTTCCTACTAAAATATCTCCACCAAATTTCTTACCATATTCAATCGCTAGTAAAAATGCTTCCTTATTCTCAGGATTAGGTGATTTCACTGTTCCAAAATCTGGGTCATTGACAAATTGCTCTTCTACTTTGACAATATTGGTGAAACCGACACTCTGAAGCGCAGGAACGCCAAGGATCCCACCTGTCCCATGTAGCGGCGTGAAAACAATTTTCAAATCTTGGCCGTGCTGCTCCACAAGCTCATTATTCACGATTACTTCTTTTAATTTTTCCAAATATGGTCGATCCACTTTTTCACTAATTACTTCAAGTAAGCCATTTTTAATTAATTCATCTTGGTTCGCCACTTCTACAGAAAAAATATCATCCACTGCATTGATGTAATCTATGACTGCACTTGCGCCATTCGGAGGCATTTGCCCACCATCTTCACCATAAATTTTATAGCCGTTATATTCTGGCGGATTATGACTTGCAGTAATAACAATTCCACCAAACGCATTTAAAAAACGAACCGCAAAAGAAAGTTCAGGAGTTGGTCGAAGTGCATCAAAAACATAACTTTTAACACCATGATGACCCAAAACTGCTGCTGATTCAAAGGCAAACTCTCGTGACATATGACGAGGATCATAAGCAATAACAATTCCGCGTTTCTTAGCCTCTTCTCCATTTTCAGCCACAAATTGTGCCAAACCATATGAAGCTTTCCGGATAGTATAAATGTTCATTCGGTTTGTTCCCGCGCCAAGCACCCCGCGCATTCCAGCTGTCCCAAATTCCATATTCCGATAAAAACTATCTTCTAATTCTTTTTCATCAGACGCAATGTTATTTAATTGATTCTTGAGTGAATCATCTAAAACTTTATTATTGGACCATTTTTGATACTCTTCTCTCCAGTTCATTTTTCAACATTCCTCCAATTTAATGATTTAACTCTCAACAGCAAAACGAAAAGCTGTCTTAGATTTAAAAGGTTTTTCTGGTCTTAAAACGATATTACCAAAACCAGGATGATTAATAGCGTCCACCAAACCTTGTGTTTCCAGTGTAATTCCGGCATATTTCGGCACAGTCTTACCATTTATTTCAAAGTCACCAGCCATGCTATTAGACGTATAAACCAATACGGAATCAGCTTCTGTTTCCATTTCTAAACGACGTCCAGATTGCGGATCAAATAAGACTGCATCTGGTTTACCATTTTCATGTTTTAAAATAAATGTATGATCCAGGCCTTTCCCCGCTATTTGCAATAGTTCATCTTGATTTTTAATAATTTCCATCATTTCACGTCCAGCCCGCAAATCAAAGATAGTATTTTCTACAGAGCGAATTTCACCAATAGGAAGCATTTCTTTATCAATTGGTAAAAATTTCTCACTATTGACCCAAAGCTGATGTGGCAAAATAGTGGAACCAGCTTTTCCTGATAAATTAAAATAGATATGATTACTTGGATTATAAATAGTAGGTTTATCTGTATGTGCCGTATAATCAATAATCCATTCATTCTTGTTATTTAATGTATACGTCATATGCGCATTAATATTACCTGGGTAACCATTTTCACCATCTGCCCATGTATATTCAAAAGTCAGGACAATCTGATCTAACTCTTTTTCTACTGAAACATTCCATAACTTTTTGCTAAAATTCAACTTTCCCCCATGTCGATGGTTTGCACCTTCATTTTGAGTTAATTGATATTCTTCCCCATCTAAAGAAAATTGGCCTTTCGTAATACGACCAGCCACCGGACCAAGCGTAGCACCAAAGTACGGAGAATATGCCAAATAATCATCCATATCCGAAAAACCAAGACTAATATTAGCATATTCACCAAATTTATCTTTTGTTTCAATAGAGGTAATAATTGCTCCATAATTTAGAACACTAATTTTCATACCATGGTCATTTATCATTGTCCACTGCCATACTGTTTCTCCTTCAAAATGACCAAACCGTTTTTTAATTACTTCGATGAAAATCACATTCCTTCATAATTTTTAATATCCACTTGGATGTGTTACATGCCATTTCCAAGCTGTTGCAATAATATCTTTTACATCTGTATAAGTTGGCTGCCAACCAAGAATTTCACGAGCTTTATCACTAGATGCAATAAGTGTTCCCGGATCACCTGCACGACGTGGTACAACTTCCGCTGGGATTTCTTTTCCTGTAACACTGCGAGCTGCCTCAAGCATTTCTCTTACAGAAAAACCGTTACTGCTACCGAGGTTGAAAATATTACTTTCTCCACCATTTTTCAAATATTCTAGTGCTTTGATATGTGCATCAATTAAATCTTCTACTTGTACATAATCGCGTATACAAGTTCCATCTGGAGTATTGTAATCATCACCAAAAATGGACAATTTCTCACGCTGACCTAGTGCAACTTGTAAAATAATAGGAACTAAATGAGATTCTGGTTGATGATCTTCTCCTATAGAACCATCTGCTTTTGCACCAGCGACATTAAAATAACGTAGCGCAACAAACTTCATTCCATAAGCTTTATCACACCATTTCATCATTTTCTCCATAATTAACTTAGTTTCGCCATATGTGCTTTCGGGGTTTGTGGGCATATCTTCTGTAATAGGCACACGTTCAGGCTCTCCATATGTAGCTGCACTGGAAGAAAATACGATATGTTTCACATCAAATTGCTCCATTACTTCTAATACAATTTGTGTACCATAAACATTATTGTTCAAATAATCAAGTGGTATTTCCATGGATTCACCAACAAGGGAACTTGCTGCAAAATGAATCACACCATCCACCGATTCTTTTTCAAAAACGGAACTCAAAAATGTTTTATCGCGAATATCTCCTTCAAAAAATCTTGCTTTTTTATGAATAGATTCTTTATGACCTGTTTTTAAATTATCTACAACTACCACTTCATACCCACGATTAATTAATTCATCTACTGCATGAGAGCCGATATAGCCAGCTCCTCCAAGTACTAAAATACTCATTACCTGTCCATCTCCTCAACTATGTCTTTGTATTTCATTTTACACTACTAAGGTCTATGTAGTCACGCAAAAATGGGTCTAAGACAGATAATCTCAGACCCATTTCATTTTTCTCATTATTTAGCTGTTTCTGCTTCTAATGCTTCTTTCAATTCTTCAACATATTTTTGTGCATTTTGTCCAGCAAGTCCACCGTCACCTGTAGCTGTTACAATTTGGCGTAAACTTTTCGCACGGACATCTCCTGCTGCAAAAATACCAGGAAGGTTTGTACGCATTTCTTCATCTGTAACAATATAGCCTTCATCATCTGTAATACCTAGATTGAGGAATGCTTTTGTAAGTGGCACAAGCCCAACATAAATGAATACACCATCAACAGGCATAATGGATTCGGAACCATCAACAGTAGAAACAAGTTTTGCGCCTGTAACTTTTTTACCGTCACCAATAATCTCTTCTACAGTGCTATTCCAAACAAAATCAACTTTTTCATCTTTAAAAGCTCGATCTTGTAAAATTTGTTGTGCACGTAATTTATCACGACGGTGTACAATTGTTACTTTATCAGCATAACGAGTCAAATAAGTTCCTTCTTCAACAGCTGAATCTCCGCCGCCAACAACAACTAGTTCACGATTTTTAAAGAATGCCCCATCACAAACCGCACAATAAGAAACGCCGCGTCCGCTAAGTTCTTCTTCACCAGCTGCACCAAGTTTACGGTGTTCAGCACCAGTCGCAATAATAATCGCTCGAGCTTTGTATGTTTTTGAACCTGCTGTTACGGTTTTAAATTCTTTGCCATCAACTACTTCTTTAATATCACCATAAGCATACTCAGCACCAAACTGTTTTGCGCCGCTAAGCATCTTGTCAGATAAATCTGGTCCTAATATGCTATCAAATCCAGGGTAATTTTCTACCTCTGCTGTATTGACCATTTGTCCACCTGGTACACCGCGTTCAATCATTAGCGTATCTAAATCTGCACGGGAAGTATATAAAGCCGCTGTCATTCCAGCCGGCCCCGCTCCAATAATAATCACATCATAAATTTTTTCTTCACTAGCCATTTTTTTGCCCTCCTCATTTATGTGTATACAATAGTTAGCCTAAATTAATCCTAATACGGAATGGCAAAAAGGTCTATTTATCTGCTCAGAACTTGTTCGATATCTCTCGCACATTTACTATATTCAAATTCATCTACTAATGCGAGCTTCATTTCAGGCAAAAACAGCTTTGCAATCGCACTCGTAACAGTTTCTATAGTATAACGCCCAAGAATTAACTCTTTTCTATTCTCCATCAGCACTAATG comes from the Listeria welshimeri serovar 6b str. SLCC5334 genome and includes:
- the whiA gene encoding DNA-binding protein WhiA; protein product: MSFASETKKELTHMDVSDSDAKVELAAFIRMNGAISFSNQLVIMDVQTENAAIARRMYQLLKDLYEVPIELLVRRKMKLKKNNVYIVRLKSGTRGILEDLRILEPPMTFTKSIDRGFVKKRSAKRAYLRGAFLASGSVNNPETSSYHLEIFSVYEEHNEAICALMNQFDLNARTLERKNGFITYLKEAEKITEFLSIIGATSALLHFEDVRIMRDMRNSVNRLVNCETANLNKTINAAVRQIDNIKYIQSTVGLEALPERLREIAALRIANEDVTLKELGEMLTTGQVSKSGINHRLRKLDQIAERLRSGETPSQVGLKVSNS
- a CDS encoding YvcK family protein, translated to MSKETKPKVVVIGGGTGLPVVLKGLKKKDIHLTAIVTVADDGGSSGKIREQMDVLPPGDIRNVMLALSNVDPRVVELFQYRFAVDGDLSGHVIGNLILTALSQLNDSYVDAINVLATVLKIRGKVIPATDQPLILNAEMEDGSIVHGESLIPLQGKHINRVFIEPENVKPYPTAVEAVKEADLIVIGPGSLYTSILPNLLLAELADEITASKAPKVYITNILTQIGETDFFSDADHIKVIHEHVGKSFIDKTLINTTTVPKELLFPEDVAQVEHNAKEMEKLGVEAIYQDFLSTEDGLVRHAAEKVADALLAMLPNKNNEKE
- the rapZ gene encoding RNase adapter RapZ; amino-acid sequence: MASKQLKLVIITGMSGAGKTVAMQSLEDLGYFCVDNLPPSLLPKFWELMKESDKMDKIALVMDLRGREFFDSIEPALDELDNTNFITTKILFLEADDKVLVSRYKETRRHHPLEPNGSVLDGINAERELLSDLKGRSQLVINTSNMAPRELRERINNEFQTEDKDVFNVQLMSFGFKYGIPIDADLVFDVRFLPNPHYIDKMRPLTGLDKDVYEYVMKWPETGAFLDKLIDLLMFTLPFYKREGKTQLVIAIGCTGGQHRSVALTEYVGKAIQQKYETTISHRDMKRRKGR
- a CDS encoding phospho-sugar mutase, which encodes MNWREEYQKWSNNKVLDDSLKNQLNNIASDEKELEDSFYRNMEFGTAGMRGVLGAGTNRMNIYTIRKASYGLAQFVAENGEEAKKRGIVIAYDPRHMSREFAFESAAVLGHHGVKSYVFDALRPTPELSFAVRFLNAFGGIVITASHNPPEYNGYKIYGEDGGQMPPNGASAVIDYINAVDDIFSVEVANQDELIKNGLLEVISEKVDRPYLEKLKEVIVNNELVEQHGQDLKIVFTPLHGTGGILGVPALQSVGFTNIVKVEEQFVNDPDFGTVKSPNPENKEAFLLAIEYGKKFGGDILVGTDPDADRLGVAVRNKDGEYEILSGNQIGAIILHYLLKQKKAQNELPANAAVLKSIVTSNLGTEIAKHFGVEMIEVLTGFKFIAEQIKHFEETGTHTFEFGYEESNGYMVKPFTRDKDAIQAVLAISEVALVSKTEGRTLLEDLEKIYAEFGYYKEDLVSLTLSGKDGSERIKEITSGFREQLPTSMGGFRIERAEDYLRSETTWIKTGKTEVIHLPTADVIKCYLEDGSWFCLRPSGTEPKIKFYFSILGENEEESTQKLEKIKADLMQYIEA
- a CDS encoding aldose epimerase family protein — translated: MIFIEVIKKRFGHFEGETVWQWTMINDHGMKISVLNYGAIITSIETKDKFGEYANISLGFSDMDDYLAYSPYFGATLGPVAGRITKGQFSLDGEEYQLTQNEGANHRHGGKLNFSKKLWNVSVEKELDQIVLTFEYTWADGENGYPGNINAHMTYTLNNKNEWIIDYTAHTDKPTIYNPSNHIYFNLSGKAGSTILPHQLWVNSEKFLPIDKEMLPIGEIRSVENTIFDLRAGREMMEIIKNQDELLQIAGKGLDHTFILKHENGKPDAVLFDPQSGRRLEMETEADSVLVYTSNSMAGDFEINGKTVPKYAGITLETQGLVDAINHPGFGNIVLRPEKPFKSKTAFRFAVES
- the galE gene encoding UDP-glucose 4-epimerase GalE, with product MSILVLGGAGYIGSHAVDELINRGYEVVVVDNLKTGHKESIHKKARFFEGDIRDKTFLSSVFEKESVDGVIHFAASSLVGESMEIPLDYLNNNVYGTQIVLEVMEQFDVKHIVFSSSAATYGEPERVPITEDMPTNPESTYGETKLIMEKMMKWCDKAYGMKFVALRYFNVAGAKADGSIGEDHQPESHLVPIILQVALGQREKLSIFGDDYNTPDGTCIRDYVQVEDLIDAHIKALEYLKNGGESNIFNLGSSNGFSVREMLEAARSVTGKEIPAEVVPRRAGDPGTLIASSDKAREILGWQPTYTDVKDIIATAWKWHVTHPSGY
- the trxB gene encoding thioredoxin-disulfide reductase, yielding MASEEKIYDVIIIGAGPAGMTAALYTSRADLDTLMIERGVPGGQMVNTAEVENYPGFDSILGPDLSDKMLSGAKQFGAEYAYGDIKEVVDGKEFKTVTAGSKTYKARAIIIATGAEHRKLGAAGEEELSGRGVSYCAVCDGAFFKNRELVVVGGGDSAVEEGTYLTRYADKVTIVHRRDKLRAQQILQDRAFKDEKVDFVWNSTVEEIIGDGKKVTGAKLVSTVDGSESIMPVDGVFIYVGLVPLTKAFLNLGITDDEGYIVTDEEMRTNLPGIFAAGDVRAKSLRQIVTATGDGGLAGQNAQKYVEELKEALEAETAK